Proteins co-encoded in one Nicotiana sylvestris chromosome 7, ASM39365v2, whole genome shotgun sequence genomic window:
- the LOC104228997 gene encoding protein EFFECTOR OF TRANSCRIPTION 2-like, translating into MEATNRSVTVRLNREECKRTKHDSAFSDWKILIGPNDWTNYLLRKEGAEKYRTQNLPNCTSCSGVYELGIAVSRRQAGREASRLDPDYIVPVYVGKSDSVRTRLQRYGREGAHLENGCSNSALHDQVNVSASKRAGLFTEAFSRGFSIVYRWAPVNDNKDAEKTEAQLLDRFDYAWNKGSNGVRRHNDVLRKLDGISRATRLPAFVRKLQLSLEKQKGVRIQACKPLLLENRDDFHDTFKSTYFLPEIVKFGRSQPRIVSLSSRVNNDPNNICGVALGHGSVCIRPPITGNKRCAEHKGMKVNGVEHKGMSVKKPISKQLGAEIPGVFAGPATKISSEKMHWNIDIPACGATLLNGSFCRRKLSEGNKRCWQHKGAEIPSVFAGPSVNHSPACGATLLNGSFCRRKPSEGNKRCWQHKGADIPSVFAGPSVNHSPACGATLLNGSFCRRKPSEGNKRCWQHKGRKS; encoded by the exons ATGGAAGCTACTAACAGATCCGTCACCGTTCGCCTAAATAGAGAAGAGTGTAAGCGCACAAAACACGATTCGGCTTTCTCCGATTGGAAG ATTCTAATTGGGCCTAATGATTGGACGAATTATTTATTGAGGAAGGAAGGAGCAGAGAAATATAGGACTCAGAACCTGCCAAACTGCACTTCGTGCTCTGGAGTTTATGAGCTGGGAATAGCTGTGTCACGACGCCAAGCTGGGCGAGAGGCTAGCAGACTTGACCCTGATTATATTGTTCCTGTATATGTTGGAAAATCTGACAGTGTTAGGACTAGGCTACAGCGGTATGGCCGTGAAGGCGCTCATTTAGAGAATGGCTGCTCCAATAGTGCACTGCACGACCAAGTAAATGTATCTGCTTCAAAGAGAGCAGGATTGTTTACAGAAGCATTCTCAAGAGGCTTCTCTATTGTTTATAGGTGGGCACCT GTGAATGACAACAAAGACGCTGAGAAAACTGAAGCCCAGCTGCTCGATAGATTTGACTATGCTTGGAATAAAGGCAGTAATGGCGTACGTCGCCACAATGATGTCCTCCGCAAACTTGATGGCATTTCAAGAGCAACTCGTCTTCCTGCTTTTGTCAGGAAGCTTCAATTGTCCCTTGAGAAACAAAAAGGTGTCAGAATCCAAGCTTGCAAGCCCCTTTTGTTGGAGAACAGAGATGATTTTCATGATACCTTCAAAAGCACTTATTTCCTTCCCGAAATCGTCAAATTTGGTCGATCACAGCCAAGAATAGTTTCACTAAGTTCCCGTGTAAATAATGATCCAAATAATATTTGTGGTGTGGCTTTGGGTCATGGATCTGTTTGTATAAGGCCTCCAATAACGGGAAATAAAAGATGTGCTGAGCACAAAGGAATGAAGGTAAATGGTGTAGAACATAAGGGTATGAGCGTTAAAAAGCCCATTTCTAAGCAATTAGGAGCAGAAATACCAGGTGTATTTGCAGGTCCAGCTACCAAAATTAGCAGTGAGAAAATGCATTGGAATATAGACATTCCAGCTTGTGGAGCAACATTGCTTAATGGTTCCTTTTGCAGAAGGAAACTTTCGGAAGGTAATAAAAGATGTTGGCAGCACAAAGGAGCAGAAATACCAAGTGTATTTGCAGGTCCATCAGTCAACCATTCTCCAGCTTGTGGAGCAACATTGCTTAACGGTTCCTTTTGCAGAAGGAAACCTTCGGAAGGTAATAAAAGATGTTGGCAGCACAAAGGAGCAGACATACCAAGTGTATTTGCAGGTCCATCAGTCAACCATTCTCCAGCTTGTGGAGCAACATTGCTTAATGGTTCCTTTTGCAGAAGGAAACCTTCGGAAGGTAATAAAAGATGTTGGCAGCACAAAGGCAGGAAGAGCTGA